The stretch of DNA ATCATGGCAAAGAAGTGTGTGTTCAGTGTTGAAGTACTTGGTTATCTATGAGGTATTATTCAAATCTAAGTTATCTTCTTCATCACCAAAAAGATTTGAAACtagttggatttaaattttttccccttcacataCTATTTCAGATGCATCAGTAAGTTCTCTAAATTGGGAAACGTAACCGTTCATTCATCATTAGAGATGATATCTAGCCACATGCATTTAGAGGGAAGGACACTGCGTGCACCTATGCGTTATCTCCTATACTGTGATCTGGTTCGGAAGTTGTAACTTTACCCTCTTTCAAACATGAATTTTGGAttagataaaatgaaaagtagagaaCATGATAAGGACAAGCAGAAGATGAGATAAGGCGTCCGCAGTTCTGGCTGTGGAACTGGGCACAGGATGGTTGATGACTCGATTGCTTCAGGCAGTTCCGACTGTTGCTCTCGGAAGGCAGGCGTCCTAATGGGAAGCAAATGCACTGTTACCCAAAGATAAAATCGCGACCTGGGGTATCCTGTACAGTTGTAAAGTGACATGTTACCAATGTACAATGTCTCCCGCCTGCTAAGTGACTCAAGGGCTATAATTAAGGGGATGACACGTTTGCAGGCATTCCAAAGTCCGGCAAAAGAGCGAGATGGACATTGTTGTCAGTGAAGACCTGAATGGAACAGTGAAGTTTTCCAGCTCCTTGCCCTACCCCAATAATCTGAACAGGTAAGGCCCAGGGGCACTTCTCCTCTACTaggttctcttcctttcttagaAATAGATGTCGGTGGTGACATCTGATAGCTTTTAAGTAGTCAACTGTAAGCGTTTTCAGGGTAGGGGATTTCTACCTTATTTCTCTTTGCACTCCTGTGTAGCCTTATACTGTGTCATAGTCAACAAATACCTTTCTAGTTTGAACAGCATTACAGTCTCATTTTAGAGCCAAAATATGAACAAATAGCAATATCAACCTTGAGTGATAGTACAAAAGCAAGCGTCAAGGCAGCCACACAAAACTGAGTAGCATGGAAAATAATCACTATAAGTATTtagaggatggggagagaggtgCTCTGGATTAGAGCTGTATGGAATGACTTTGGATGAGCTGGAACTTTCTAGAAGGATCTGGAAAGATGTGCAGGACATGGATAGATGAAGAGGAAGGAGATTCAAGGGGAAGGAGTGAGGGGAGCAAAGGCATGTTGCAGGAGGCAGTGAGTAGGGAGTTGGCCTCTCTGGAGGCTGAGAGCACCTGCGTGAGGTAGGCCTATGCCCGGGAAGGTGTGCTTTTGTGGGTGGCAgtggattcacaaaataaatctGGTGGCATGGGGTCTGGATTGTGTGGGGGCATTGCCTGGAGGTGGGACATGCCTGTAAAGTGCACTTAAAGAGCTTCACAGATCCCTCCCATGCAGCCAGTTGGAAGTTCGATCTGGTGAGAAATCCTGAACTTCGGGGTGTTGTAGCAGATCAGGAGAGCGCCCAAATCATTAGCTTGGCCGGAAGTGTTCTCTTCCTGTCAGACTAATTCATCTTCAGTCATCACATAGTGGCTGCCGTGGGCGTGAGTGTGGTGAATGGATGTGAGGTGTACGTGGTAAGGCCACCTACCTGAGGCTGGTGTTGGAGCAGTCTCCTAAGCCATGCTCTTCTTCCTCCCAGCGTCCTGGCACAGCGACTGGAGAAGTGGCTGCAGCTGATGCTGATGTGGCACCCACGACAGAGGGGCACCGATCCCGTGTACGGGCCCAATGGCTGCTTCAAGGCCCTGGATGACATCTTAAACCTCAAGGTGAGCATGGAGCCAGGCTGGCCTCAAGGCAGGGGGTCCCCGATGGGCtgtggcagggctggggacaaAGAAGAGCTCCTTCAAAAGCAAGTCATGGGCCATCTGAGCCGTGGAAAGGGAGGCCCCTGTGAGAGCGTCTGCCCCCATGCTGACTGACGTCGGTTGTAAGGTCACACTGCGGACAGACAGCAGCGTTGAAGACCAGAATGTGTGGACTCTGGCACTGAGACCCCCTTCCCCCCGCCAGCCCTTTTCTTCACGCAGCTGGGAAATGCTGGGGGGAGCAGACGATCCAGGCAAATAGGTGGGCCTCTCCGTAAAGATAGGTTTGTGTTTCCAGTAACATCTGGGTTGTGTTGCAGCTGGTTCACATCTTGAACATGGTCACAGGCATCATTCACACTTATCCGGTGACAGAGGATGAGAGTCTGCAGAGCTTAAAGGCCAGAATCCAGAATGACACAGGGATCCCTGAGGAGGACCAGGAGCTGCTACAGGAAGCTGGTCTGGCATTGATCCCTGACAAGCCGGCGACTCAGTGTATTTCAGAGGGCAAGGTGAAGCCCCACGCCCCGCACAATGCCCTGGTCTTCCTGGCTTTGCCCCCAGGGGCATAACCGTGCACTCAGATTTTAGCTCTACTCTGTCACACAGTGCTGTTAAGTTGGAATGTGAGGTCCCCTGCGTGGTCTAATAGGAGATATGACTCCTGCACACTTGGCTTGGTGCTCTGAGACCACTCAGCGTGCCTTCCTATGGGCTCTGTTGCCAAAGCAGTGCTTCATTCCTCCAAGTCAGCCACGACTGTTGTGTACAGAGTGGTGCTGACGACCACAGCTGTGCAGGACATGGTCCCTGCCCCAAAGAACCGACAAAGTTAACATGTGAGAAACAGCCATGGGCCAGGAGGGGGAGAACGTCTCAACTGCACAGTAAAGACAGTAGGGAATAAGATAGAATGTAGTAAGTTGTGAATGAGGCATGCGGGTGGATAATAAACgtaaatgggggtgcctgggtggcttagtcagttaagcctccatccgactcttggtttcagctcaggtcaggatctcatggtttgtgggtttgagccctgcttcaggctctgtgctgatagcacagagcctgctggtgATTctgtctatctccctctctctcttgccttcccctccctcaaaaataaataataaaataaacattttttaaaaagtgtaaaaggAATAGGAAAGGGAGGTCTAAGCTGCAGTCATTAAGAAAGGCTTCATGGGCACTCAGTACTTGCTGGCTGAAGATGATGCTGTTGGTAAATAGTGGGAAATGCCCTTAAATCTCTGTGTTATTActtggagaaagagagggtgggaTCCACAAGATCTCATCTTCATCTTGTCCGTTTGCAGCTCAACGAGGGTCGCACATTGGACATGGATCTCGTCTTTCTCTTTGACAACAGTAAAATCACATACGAGACTCAGATCTCCCCACGGCCCCAACCTGAAAGCGTCAGCTGTATCCGTAAGAACATCACTGGGTTATTTTCGTTTtcgtttttgtttctgtttctttttttttaaataatcacttatggggcacctggggggctcagtcggttaagtgctaaacttcggctcaggtcatgatctcacagtttgtaggttcaagctccacattgggctctgtgctgacagctcagagcctggagcctgcttcggattctgtgtctccctctctctcttcacctcccctactcgcattctgtctctctctctctctcaaaaataaataaacagtaaaaaaaatttttttaatcacttacaATGCTCATAGGAGGGACAGACATGGACCAGGAGAGGGTCCACACCAAGGAGACAAACTTACCCAGTCACTGGGGCCCCTTCTGTTACTTGGGACTTAGGAGTAGCCCAGCCAAAAAAGAGTGAAGGGAGTCTTCAGTTTCAGCCTCCCAAACAGAATTCTAAACACAGGACAGAGAATACTGCCTGCACGCCTCTGAACTTGATCAAATCAGATggcctttttatttacttttgaagttttgtttatattttatatacgataccaaaaaaaaaatcaaaagatacagaagaatataCAGTGACAAATAAGCCAGCCTCTCTTCCCTATTTCCCAGTTTCTTCTGGGGAGACCACTCCTGTCAAGTTCTTGGGTCTACCTTCCAGGGGTATTCTGTGCATTATTAAGTGTGTATGTATTTTCCCCCAAGCGTATGCTAACATACAACGTGTACTGTTCTGCACCTGCCTTTTtaacttaataatatattttagagattttcCACCTGCTGGTGTGTATGGAGCTCCTATTTTTAATACCTGTATTAATACCTGTAATTCCATTGTATGAGTGTCAGATGGACATTTTAATGCATCCGCCACTCCTGctatcttacacacacacacacacacacacacacacacacacacacactcgcttACTCACTTAGAATAAGCAGATCCAGGCTCCAGAGTCTTAGCTCCAGTCTCATTGCTAATTTAATGTTGCTCCAGTACTGCTGGCTGATGCTGGATTTGTAGAAAACTTCCGATGACCTTAAATATTGTAAACATAAAGCTTTCTGTTGAAAGCATAAGAGCCTGTGTACACGTGATTGACTCCACATGGCTCACGAAGCATTTCTTCAAATCAGTAGGTACTTGCTGACTGGTACGTGCTTGTGCTATTAATGGGATACAACAAATGTCTGACAGTAACCAGGCTTGGCCCCCAGGAAGGTTGTGTTGACAGCATAGCAGTTTAGTTCTGTcactgaaaaatgtaaaagtgCCGGCGATGTCACAGGCATGGCAGGGTAATCGCGGGGCAGTTTTCCCTGACGGTTGCATACGTCTCTGTTCCAGTTCAAGAGCCCAAGAGGAACCTCTCCTTCTTCCAGCTGAGGAAAGTGTGGGGCCAGGTCTGGCACAGCATCCAGACCCTGAAGGAGGACTGTAACCGGCTGCAGCAGGGACAGCGAGCTGCCATGTATTGTGCCAGGCGGTTTGGGGCTTTTTCACAAGTACTTGGTGGCTTTCGCCACGGGGAGGTGGCAGAGGCAGGGGCCCAGAAGCCACTTGTAGGAGAGACGAGAGGGAGACGCTGGTTTGGACAGGCAGGAAGTGGTCAGGTGGGCAGGACTGAGGGAGGCCCTTTTAGGCTTTCTGAGGTGAGTGAGGTCTGCCCATGGAGCAGGAGTGTCAGCTGAGGGCTGGGATGGCAGATTCTGGAATGTGGAAAAGCTCACTGCAGTTCGGGTCAGCAACGCTCCCCTGACTGTCTCGCCGGGGACTGCCTGACTCTCCCCGGGTTATGACTAGCTGGGGTCACTGGCCCTCTGTGTGCTACTTTGCCTTATTCCAGTGCTGGCTGAGGGCTAGGAAATTGTATGATTATAAGTGGCTGCTTTTTGTTACAACAATGAGTGTAGTAGGGACCTGCCTTGGCATTTGAGGTGGTTTTGCTGTTGTACAGGAAGTGGTATTTGGATCCCACAGAAGCCCGAAGGCTCTGTTTCTTGTGGTCCCTGCAGGATGAATCTCCTCCGGAATAATAGCTGCCTCTCCAAGATGAAGAATTCTATGGCTTCCATGTCTCAGCAGCTCAAAGCCAAGTTGGATTTCTTTAAAACCAGCATCCAGATTGACCTGGAAAAGTACAGTGAGCAGACGGAGTTTGGGATCAGTGAGTGTACTCTCTGCAATGATTTTGGAAAGAccattactgtctttttttttccccctcttcctgagGTTTCCTTATAATTGAGTTGCTTGTTTCTATTTTGGTTTtgtggtgttttcattttgtttttcttttttttttcctacatttttttttccagcatcaGATAAACTGCTGCTGGCCTGGAGGGAAATGGAACAGGCCGTGGAGCTCTGTGGGCGGGTAGGAGACTCATTTTAGTTTCCTGTCCTTACCGAGAGGGGTGAGGCTTCGCACAACCTTTTCTCGCTCTCTCCTCGAACACCAGATCCGTCTCGTATGTCCAGAATCAGGCAGTCCTCGCCATGTTCTCTGACCCTAGCTGGGACTtgctgggcagaggccaggctggcCAGTAAAGGGGGCCCCACGGTGGCGGATGCAGTTGCTGCACAGACGTGGTGTGCATTTGAACAAGGCACAAAATGTGAAGTGTCCTTATAGGAAGCCCAGGCCTCTTCCTATCAGCAAGGGCCTCAGATGAATGATCAACCTTCCATCAGGCCAGGGGGTTTGCCTAGTTTTGTTGCGACACTAAACCCATAGGAAAGAAAAAGTCTAAGCATACGTTTTAGGACAGCATAAATCAAGCACTACTGAAAAACGTTAATTGTGAGGCAAAGGAAGGAAGTATGGCTTAGTGACCCTCGCACAAATTGAAGACCAAAGCCTCCAAAGCCTTTTCAggactttttgtctttttctgctgtGAACTTGGGTAGGGACCTTCACCTCTGTGTCTTAACATCAGTTTCTATAAATTGATACTAATATATGTGTGCTTAAAAGTGGAGAGTATGTACATAATATCTCCTCTGATCATATCTCCAGCCCATCCTGGCATTCACATCCAGAATCTCTGATAGAGAGGAGCCCAGGCCTCCCGACGTGGGATGGCTTTGGGGGACAaagtaagggcagagaaaggaatgtGCATTGGGCATCTTCTCTATGCCAGGTACCGTGCTGGGTACTTTACATACTATATACCTCACCCCTAAAATGGCCCCACTAGAAGCCTATTTTATGGCAGAGGACACTGTAGCTCAGGAGTTAGGTGCTTCCCCatgggtcacacagctagaaagtagTAGAGCTGAGATCCACACCCAGGCCTTCTGACTGCAGAGTCTCTGTCCCTTCTAGCCAGTCAATTGAGAGTCTTCGGTGAGTTTGGAAGGTGTTCCCCCCGAAAGCTTGCGTCTCAGAACACCCTTATTGCGTCAGTTGACATTAGCACAGCTTTTTCATCAGGAGAATGAAGTGAAGCACCTGGTGGAGCGGATGATGGCGCTGCAGACTGACATCGTGGACCTGCAGAGGAGCCCCATGGGGCGGAAGCAGGGGGGCACGCTGGATGACCTGTGAGTACCGACCGGGCAGCCGACCACACCTGCAGACGCCCCAGCCAGGCCTCCATATGTGTGCTGGGATCATATAAGGGTTCAAGTGTGGTGTCATAGAAGCTCTGTGAGACCACTCTGTAGAGTGTGATCCCTTGGCAAAGCGTCTTGACGTGTTCCAGATGAGTCCCAGAGATGAGCAAGGGCCAGTCACCATCACTGTCAGCCTTCATCTCCGTATCTTATCAAGTGCTGAGAAGAATTGTCCGACCTCACGGAGTTATGAAGATCAATTCAGATGAGTCAGATAGAGCAGGAGTTCATCAACTATAAAGTGTGTGATGCCAGGAGCTCTAACCGTGGCATCAGACGTCACTGTCCCCGCAGCCCACCTGGATCCAGGTGTGGCTcaaagggcagaaagaagaacagagaaggAACCTGGCAGGTCTTAAGATTTCAGATCTGGAAACTGTTCATTTGAGTCTTTATCAGGAGTCTGGCCGTGGCTCTGGGAGGTGATAAGGTGCCCAGGCAAAGCAGTCCTACCTGAAGGCAAGCGCAGACGGGAGGGAGCAGGCCAGCTGCCTCAAACTTATGGGGGCTCCCACTTGGGCTCAGTGCTGCCCTTCGGTCCCTTTACCAGGATTCTCAGGACCAGAAGCTCGAACGTCAGAAATCTGATGAttcatattctgtattttctcaagTTATTTAACCCTTTATTCTCCTTTAGTTTTCAAATGAAAGTCCCCTCTGAAATGTCAGCTAGTTTCACTGTGTTGAGGTGGAAAAGGGATAGAAGTTTGTGTCTGCCCTTGGGCTTGAGTTTTCACAGGGGGCCTGTGTTCTCCAAGCTTAGGTCCAGTGCTGGAATCACTATTCCAGAAGCCACATGgataggaaattccaagggacaGAGTAGAAAGACTCTTTCtcattagggatgcctgggtggctcagttggctgggtggttaagtgtcctactcttggttttggctcaggccataatctcacagtttgtgagttcaagccccaagttgggctctgcactgacggtacAGGGCCTGCTtatgagtctctctctttctctctctctgcccctccctcgcttgccctctctgtctctctcaaggtaaatacaaataaacttaaaaacaaaaaaagattctctctcttagaGAGATGGGTGAGTTTTGATAACGAGTCACTATTTCCTCATCATAGGCATCCCTATAGCATCGTTAGGGGTAGTAGTTTTCTCCCGTCAAGACATAGTGCTGGTCTTGCTTCTAAGTCAGTGATTCTACAGGCAGGAAATGACTAACCAATGTGCCACACTTATTTGACCTCAACATCTTGACAGAGCTGCTCCTTTGTCTGTTTCAGAGAAGAGCAAGCGAGAGAGCTCTACAGGAGACTCCGGGAGAAACCCAGAGGTAAGTGGGGCATTCTGTCTGCTGCAGGGTCCTCGTTCTGTCGTGTGTGGTGGTGGCACTCTCTGCCAGCCTCTGATGGAACTGTGCggctccttccctctttccagaCCAGCGAACTGATGGTGACAGTCTTGAAATGGTCCGGCTGCTCCTTCAGGCCATCCAAGGCTTTGAAAAGAAAGTGCGAGTGATTTATACACAGCTCAGGTATCCACCCCAATTTCCCTCCTCCGGTGTAGAATTCAGGAGCGGGCGAGGGCCTGTGTGTGGCCATTTTCTCACGGCCCACTGACTTGCTTACCATGAAGACAATTTATCAGCGGCTGCTGTTGGATCATAATTACCAGGGATTAtgttctctcctgctttctccaccCCAAATGCCACTGGAGTTTGTCACATTTATTCTTTACAGTAAAACTGTGGTTTGCAAGCAGAAGGCTCTGGAATTGCTGCCCAAGGTGGAAGAGGTGGTGAGTTTAATGAACGAAGATGAGAAGACTGTCGTCCGGCTTCAGGAGAAGCGGCAAAAGGAGCTCTGGAATCTCCTGAAGATTGCCTGTGTGAGTGAGCCCCACAGCCAGGCCCTCAGTCCCTGGCTCACCAGCCTTCTGGGCCTTTCCACCTCTGGGTTGCTGTCATCACCCTCCAAGGGAGCCTGCTATACCACTGACAGACCACTCGGCCACCACtcactcttccttcctctgctccgagacctggagggagcagggaggggccggggcaGGGCCGCACCAGGTGTGTTTCATCCTGCACGGGTGCATTTCCTGCGGCTGTGGTCACAGAGCAGCACAGAATTACTCCTTCAGGGTCCTGGAGTCTGGAAGTccgaaatcaaggtgttggcagggctgggctcctgcTGCAAGCTCTCGGGGAGAGtgcttccttgcttcttccagcttttGGTGGCCCCGGGTCATCTTTGGCTTGTGGCCGCATCACAGTGTCTGTCCCCGGCTTTATAAggtccttcttctcttttctgggtGTCTCAGATAAGTGCACTTGTCATTGAATGTGGGTCCCTCCTCAGTATCCAGGATGATGTCCTCTCAGGATCCTTAACTTCATCTCTGAAGACCCTTTTTCCATGAAAGTCACATTCATGGAAATGTGACTAGACTTAGGACATTTACAGATCTTTAGAGGGGCATCCACACAGCCCACCGCAGTGCATGTCTGCATGACCTGGCTGACGCTCATTGGAGCCTGTGTGCTTAGTACTGTCACCCGCACTTTCTGTGCCCACTGTTTTCCTGTAGCTGAGGTTCCACTGCATGTTGCCAGGGAGGAAATGGGACACAAAATAGAGcctgggacagagaaggagaagagcCAGGTGAAAGCCATGGAAACCAGAGCCGATGGCCGAGAGACCCGCGCTGTGCCGGCTGCAGACAGGTTGAGGGGATGAAAGAATGATTTAGTCACTGGTGGTGGTTAAGAGCGAAGAGCAGAATGGGAAGATAGTTGCTTACAGTGGAGGCAGGGTGCAAGGATGGTTGTAAGATCACGGACTGGAGCGTTTGTAGGTCAGGTAGGACACAGTGCACTGGGAGAGTCACAGCGTCAGAAAGGTAGGAGATGGTTGAGTGGCCAAGTCCCGAGAAGAGTGGGTTGTCAGCTTCATGGGCATGCATGGAAGAATTGGCCTTGGGAAGGGATGAATGACTTTTCCTCctataagaaaggaagaaaatttaaaaagagatgagaaggagagaagcttcaggaaggagagggaagttGAGGTATTTGCAGTGACTGCCTGATACGCCATCTGCATTCATGTGACATTTGCTGACGGCTGACCATGTGCCCAGGAGTGAGATGAAAACTGGAAGTAATGGAGGAAAGAAGTGTGGTACCGGCCCCGGGAGCTCATAATCTGGTGAGGGGCACATGTGCTCACCATGTGAGTGAATTCAGATTCGGGGCAGCAAGTGCTCCTCAGCAGCTGTAGTGCTGTGAGCATGAGCTGTAGCCTGAGTGCAAAGGAGGAATGTCAGCTTCCATCTTGGAGGTGAGGGAACCACAGGAAAGGTTCACAAGGAAGTGTTGTTTCAACTGGAAGAGTGAGTAGGAGGTAGGCAGGTAATAGGTGGAGATGACATTCCAGAACAAAGACATTACCCTATCAGAGGCACGGAAGCCTGGAGGAGTGGGTGTGTTCTGGGTGCTACACCAGAgtggcgtgggggggggggggggggaaggtctGTTGTTTGAAATGAAATTGGGGAGGCAGGCTAGGACCGGCTTATGCAGGCCACATTTTATTTCGAAGGCAAGGAACACACtacagaatttgtttttctctctcacgTCAAAGGAAGTTAAGTATGGAAATGGTATGGTCACGTTTGGGTTTTAGGGAAATCCCTCATGGCAGCTGGGGGATTGATCTGAGACTTTGGCAGACCTCACCACGGAACGGGGGCACCGGCGCTCTGGGGGCTGGAGTTGCAGAGCCCCTGGGGtgcacagctctgagcctggagcctgctttggattccgtgcctccctctctctgccattcaccctctctttctctaaagtaaataaacatttaaaagcatttaaaaaaaaaaagtacacgtATAGGTGCAGAAAGATTTTCTAAACCTAAATGCAGACTGTGGCCATGAGCAGGGATGATGACTAAAAATTTGTAGGGACAGTTAGTGTCTTGTGACCAATCGTTTCATGAGAAAATACCACGGTGTGAATGCAAAACTGGAATCATCCCTTTGCTCCAAAATTCTATTGATTctcttttggttttgtctttagAGCAAAGTTCGTGGTCCTGTGAGCGGAAGCCCAGATAGCATGAATGCTGCTCGCCTCAGTCACCCCGGTCAGCTGATGTCTCAGCCTTCCACTGCCCCTCACAGCTTACCCGAGTCCGTCAAGAAAAGGTAGGTCACTGTACGGTGCCTGTGTTATGGCCTGGGTGCACTGGGAGGTTGTGGGAGTGGACGTGCCTGTTTATCATTGATAGATCACTTTATCTGTCTAGCGACTTTGTGCatgtgtttctttgtgtttgttaaaATGCTAGGCAAATGTGATATTTTGCTCTCTAGGTCCTTGCAACTTGCTAACTAAGTAATTGCCTTGTCTAAGGATTGGAGTACTAATTGCATAATGGGGACATTGAAGGTACCGATCAGTCCCATGCTATTATATAGTCCCATCACCCCTCATCTGTTGTTCAAAACCAGACTCCCCGCAGGGAGTGCCCTGTTGGCCACGCCTCAGTCATCTTGCCTCCTCTCCCTCACCTTCCACTGCTCTGAGTTACCACATTAGGATTTTCCTCCCACTGCCTCGCCTCACACTCTCTTCTCCCTTGCTTTCCCCTCCTGTCAGCTGGGCCACTGCCTCTGAGATGGTGAACAGCATCTCAGCCCTTTCCGCGAGTCCtttggtctccctgcttcccaTCTGGTCCTGCCTCCAAGCCCCCACCCTAGTCAAATTAGTCTTCACAGAATACCATTTGATCAAGTTATTTTTTGGCCAGTAACTAGTAgtggcttccccctcccccagaggattCGACCTGAGCCTTTTCAGACATCTGCAGCCACCTCAGAGCCACCATCCAGGCAGGTCCCCTGTCCCCATACAGACTCCTTGCCTTGGCCCAGCGGTTCTCAAAGTCTGAGCCACATCAGCGGCCTCTGGGCACTTAGAAATGCAGAGGCTGAATCAGCTGCCCTGGGCGCAGGGCACAGCAGTCAGCCTTCCAGAAGCCTTGGCTGGCTTCTGATGCACTCTGAAGTTCCAGAACCTCCGTGTGCTGGTTGATGTCCTGTCCTGGGAGGTCTCCCACCAGCAGGACACAGCTGCTTCCCCGGCTTCCCCCCCCCCAGTGCCCTGGCCGCTCACACAGAGAGCACTCTCTTCTTGGACCGCCCGTGGGTGTCTTTGTTTTCTAGTCCAGTCCCACGCAGCTTCACCAGCATCTTCTATGCGTTGGGTCTCCTGCCCTGGTGACGGTTAAAATCGTTTGTGGGGGCAAATCTGTAGACCTAGAAAATGGATTAATGACTGCCTAGGGCAGGTGGAGGGTGGGTGGGAAGTGACTGATCACAGGCACAAGGTTTCTTTCTgcataatgaaaatgttctaaaattagctTATGGTCAAGATCCTGGAATTCTGTAAATACACTAAAACCACccaattatacactttaaatggatgaacTGTATGGTATctaaattatatctcagtaaacctgctttaaaaatcctgttctggggcgcctgggtggcatagtcagttaagtgtctgactttggctcaggtcatgatctcacagtttgtcggttcGAACTTGGTCACGTTCTCTGCTTTcgacagatcctctgtccccctctctttgcccctcctccattcatttctctctctctttctctctcaaaataaactttaaacacaaaacagaataaaaatcctGTTCCTGTGCTTGGGGGAATTCGTAGCCTATACTGTTGTGGTCCTTAATCATATGTGACCTTAGATTCTTAATTCTTTCCCCAACTACTGTGAGCTTGAGGATAGTAACCAGGTCCTATGCCTCTTTGGAGCTGGCCCTGAGCCTCCGACCTAGTTAGTAGCTCCGTGGAAGAGGCTGAGCAGGAAGGTGGCCTGTCTTCCTTCCGTCAGAGAGTCATGCTTTGCAAGATGAGTGGAGGTCCAGAGAACTGTCCTCCTGGATTTAGCATAGTCCCTCCAGTGATATCCTGGAAGCTCGGGAAGTCATCCCGGAGCACAGGTTGGCCAGCCATGTCCTGGAGCTGAGGTTACAACAGGACAGCGGCTTATTatactcttccttttctccccacgGCCGCTCATGATAGGTACATTTCTTACcctggagaagagagagcagaataaatgaaatcagtTCCCAGAACTTGCTTTTTCACAGATCTCAAGGAACTATGGAAATGGTGAAATTACTTggtctatgtattttttttctatttcagaaacTGGAAAACAGGTGATTTGTGAGATATCTTTAGAGTTTGGCAGTTTGGAGAGAATTAAGTTCAGTTGTCTGAGTTTACTTCTAACTTTTCTAGTAAAAAGAGCTCTGCTTGCTCCTTCACACTGTGAACGGTAACGCCTGTGGCTGTGGGTGGCTCCTGAAAGGTGCCTAACTAGGTGAATGGGGTTACGGTCAGTGACACGGTGCTTTATGACACTCAGCAGCAAAATgattgtaatttcatttttaaaaccttgtACAAATCTCCATAGCATTATCTCTGAAAATTCACGCTGGCCATCTTCTAATAATTTGCTCATTTTCCTTAGTGAAGAGCTGGTGGCCGAAGCACACAGCCTCTGTACCCAGCTAGAAAATGCGATGCAAGACACCATCAAAGAACAGGACCAGAGTTTAAGGGTAATGGCCCGCGTGAGTCCCCCTGTCCATGTCCTTTCTCTCCACAgcaaacc from Suricata suricatta isolate VVHF042 chromosome 1, meerkat_22Aug2017_6uvM2_HiC, whole genome shotgun sequence encodes:
- the IKBKB gene encoding inhibitor of nuclear factor kappa-B kinase subunit beta isoform X1 — its product is MSWSPSLPTQTCGAWEMKERLGTGGFGNVIRWHNQETGEQIAIKQCRQELSPRNRERWCLEIQIMRRLNHPNVVAARDVPEGMQNLAPNDLPLLAMEYCQGGDLRKYLNQFENCCGLREGAILTLLSDIASALRYLHENRIIHRDLKPENIVLQQGEQRLIHKIIDLGYAKELDQGSLCTSFVGTLQYLAPELLEQQKYTVTVDYWSFGTLAFECITGFRPFLPNWQPVQWHSKVRQKSEMDIVVSEDLNGTVKFSSSLPYPNNLNSVLAQRLEKWLQLMLMWHPRQRGTDPVYGPNGCFKALDDILNLKLVHILNMVTGIIHTYPVTEDESLQSLKARIQNDTGIPEEDQELLQEAGLALIPDKPATQCISEGKLNEGRTLDMDLVFLFDNSKITYETQISPRPQPESVSCILQEPKRNLSFFQLRKVWGQVWHSIQTLKEDCNRLQQGQRAAMMNLLRNNSCLSKMKNSMASMSQQLKAKLDFFKTSIQIDLEKYSEQTEFGITSDKLLLAWREMEQAVELCGRLFHQENEVKHLVERMMALQTDIVDLQRSPMGRKQGGTLDDLEEQARELYRRLREKPRDQRTDGDSLEMVRLLLQAIQGFEKKVRVIYTQLSKTVVCKQKALELLPKVEEVVSLMNEDEKTVVRLQEKRQKELWNLLKIACSKVRGPVSGSPDSMNAARLSHPGQLMSQPSTAPHSLPESVKKSEELVAEAHSLCTQLENAMQDTIKEQDQSLRVVTLPKQRLLIILDSSSLLSSETHLFFA
- the IKBKB gene encoding inhibitor of nuclear factor kappa-B kinase subunit beta isoform X3 produces the protein MSWSPSLPTQTCGAWEMKERLGTGGFGNVIRWHNQETGEQIAIKQCRQELSPRNRERWCLEIQIMRRLNHPNVVAARDVPEGMQNLAPNDLPLLAMEYCQGGDLRKYLNQFENCCGLREGAILTLLSDIASALRYLHENRIIHRDLKPENIVLQQGEQRLIHKIIDLGYAKELDQGSLCTSFVGTLQYLAPELLEQQKYTVTVDYWSFGTLAFECITGFRPFLPNWQPVQWHSKVRQKSEMDIVVSEDLNGTVKFSSSLPYPNNLNSVLAQRLEKWLQLMLMWHPRQRGTDPVYGPNGCFKALDDILNLKLVHILNMVTGIIHTYPVTEDESLQSLKARIQNDTGIPEEDQELLQEAGLALIPDKPATQCISEGKLNEGRTLDMDLVFLFDNSKITYETQISPRPQPESVSCILQEPKRNLSFFQLRKVWGQVWHSIQTLKEDCNRLQQGQRAAMMNLLRNNSCLSKMKNSMASMSQQLKAKLDFFKTSIQIDLEKYSEQTEFGITSDKLLLAWREMEQAVELCGRENEVKHLVERMMALQTDIVDLQRSPMGRKQGGTLDDLEEQARELYRRLREKPRDQRTDGDSLEMVRLLLQAIQGFEKKVRVIYTQLSKTVVCKQKALELLPKVEEVVSLMNEDEKTVVRLQEKRQKELWNLLKIACSKVRGPVSGSPDSMNAARLSHPGQLMSQPSTAPHSLPESVKKSEELVAEAHSLCTQLENAMQDTIKEQDQSLRVVTLPKQRLLIILDSSSLLSSETHLFFA